The DNA window ttaaatattcatatttattttatatcagtttataaaattcgaaaatatgtaatatcaaATCGAGAACCGCATAACTCGTGCTGTCATTTCAGCCACGTCACTCGTAACACATTGCTTTACGGTTATCATAAACGCATGCGCAGAAATACCAATCTTAAaggatattttcaaatattaataggtatttttattaaatgtaaaattccttatattagaatttcatttaaagatatcttgattttatttataaatcttacattatttcttatcaaatcttatattatttcattttagatatataaaaataaattataaattaattttttaataaacatattttctctagtttttatatttttctttattgtacatttctatttatctctaaattagtaaaaatttttatatatacatgaacatcatacacatttttaaaaaaatcgacATCAGCGCACCTACAAAAATAAGTGAAAACAAAGTTGAAACTCCCTATACGAATCTGATCTAGTTTAATCTCTTTAATTGCAAACGTGTTACAGAAATGGTTGTGGACGAAAAAATTACGGatttaaataacgaaaatgaagtACAGGATACAATggtatcgaaagaaaagaaaacatattcTTTAGAAAGTATccttttacaatattattataataactttacttaaacaaataaaatatatccatATGTTATTTTCTAACCTTTTCCTGAACTAGAAATAATGTAAcagttaattaatttatttaataataatattacaaaaatttttttatatatgaactATATTCATAACtgtatattgaaatttaatgtATATTGAATCACagtaatttgataaaaaaattattattactactactaatttttaatataaatatttcttatcctTAATACGTTGATAgttctaaaaattattaaagaagcTCAACAACAACATGGACTGAGACATGGTGATTATCAAAGATACAGAGGTTACTGTTCAAGGAGACTTAGACGTTTGCGTAAAGTTCTTAAAGTTCCACAAGGTGATAGACGTcactttaaaagaaaagatattacaGGAGCAATGGTTAGCGATGACAAATTTCTACAAGTTCCGTTAATGCTCTCTGAGCGTGCTTGGAGTTATGCAATGCAGTTAAGACAAGAATCTAATACAGAACTACGGAAGAAGTTCCATTTAGTATCAAGATTAAGAAAAGCTGCTATGTATTCTTTACAATTGCAAGAATTGATAgaagtatgtatgtagatattagaaaaatgaaaatattataaatatttttataattatgataatgtcAATGTTTCAGAATATAAACAGCGATGCTCGTACTAAATTAGAAGCACAAGCATATGTAGCTTGGATGCATGGATCATTGCATTTTGAATTGCAGTTATGGAAAGGTGCAAtggaaaatttacaaaaagcTCAAGTGGTTTATGGAAAACTAGCTTCTGCTTTGTCAGAAAATGAACGATTGATGTACAATGCACGCGTTGAAGAACTTGCACCAAGTCTTAGATATTGTGCCTATAACATAGGAGATACTACTGCCATTGATGATCTTATGCAGATGAGAGGACAATTAAGTGGAGAGCTATTAGCTGGATTAGATTCATTGATTGCTCAAACACGTGAAAAGCAAGCAAATACTGAAGAAGTTACATGGCGTGGTAAATCATGTGGTATTGTGCCTCCCAGAGCTGCTGGCTTACTGATAGCAGATTCTAGATTGAATCAAACATTGGAAAAGACAGCAACTAATCAAGCTAAGATTGATCTTTTAGAAGCACATCTTATAGATTGCAAAGATGCAATTGTAGCTGTGCgagatttctttaaaaatgaattaaaaaacaaagataatgaCAAAGTATCTCCATCTCAACATTTAGTTACCTATTTACAATATATCCGATTATCTCGTACATTAGAACGTAATTTAGCTCTAGTAAAAGCAGCTGAAGAATCTGAAAAGGCTAAACCTCAGGATATTGTAAGATTGTATGAAGCTGCATTGCACAATCTAGTTGAAATATCACAATTACAAGATGATAAAGAATTTGCACTCGAACAAGAAGCTAAAACTAAAGCTTACAGAGCTTTTAGATGTTTTTATATGGCACAATCTCTAGCTAATCTTCATCGGTGGCGTGAAGCAATGGCATTATATCAGCGATCTTTACAACATGTAAAAGATGCTCTTCAACATATCAATATCTTACCTATTGATTTAAAAGAAGCCTTGAATAAGTTAGAAACATCAATTGAAGGTGCTCAATATGCTGCTCATGCTCATAGTGTTTTGGAGGATGGTCAAG is part of the Vespa crabro chromosome 8, iyVesCrab1.2, whole genome shotgun sequence genome and encodes:
- the LOC124426102 gene encoding signal recognition particle subunit SRP68; its protein translation is MVVDEKITDLNNENEVQDTMVSKEKKTYSLEILKIIKEAQQQHGLRHGDYQRYRGYCSRRLRRLRKVLKVPQGDRRHFKRKDITGAMVSDDKFLQVPLMLSERAWSYAMQLRQESNTELRKKFHLVSRLRKAAMYSLQLQELIENINSDARTKLEAQAYVAWMHGSLHFELQLWKGAMENLQKAQVVYGKLASALSENERLMYNARVEELAPSLRYCAYNIGDTTAIDDLMQMRGQLSGELLAGLDSLIAQTREKQANTEEVTWRGKSCGIVPPRAAGLLIADSRLNQTLEKTATNQAKIDLLEAHLIDCKDAIVAVRDFFKNELKNKDNDKVSPSQHLVTYLQYIRLSRTLERNLALVKAAEESEKAKPQDIVRLYEAALHNLVEISQLQDDKEFALEQEAKTKAYRAFRCFYMAQSLANLHRWREAMALYQRSLQHVKDALQHINILPIDLKEALNKLETSIEGAQYAAHAHSVLEDGQDEESGTNKFTKSKKPLYERLHEYREDSALLTKQPNVYKLPPAMQSIPCKPLFFDLAFNMVEFPDLSDKLGDQVKKGGQAGLTGFVKVIWGWGNK